From a single Kryptolebias marmoratus isolate JLee-2015 linkage group LG6, ASM164957v2, whole genome shotgun sequence genomic region:
- the si:ch211-199f5.1 gene encoding protocadherin-8 — protein sequence MGLLTEGRMITTKMMRGAFRTYWHRWVVIFSLHHLLFASRAHTEGNTVRYQTREEDAPGTVIGNLAKDMSLSLSHASKTNFRMMKQFNDSFIRVRESDGQLAVGERIDRERICRHTPQCLITFDVVNFSKDRYKLIHVEVEVKDINDNSPEFPSRESVVEISENAALGSRIPLDPAADADVGSNYIQSYQISVNSHFTIDVLLRADGVKYAELVLMKELDRETQSSYSVELVATDGGNPHRSGSTKITIKVTDFNDNSPVFDQNSFSVSLPEDAPVGAVILDLNAVDADEGLNGEVVYGFGKQVSHEIRELFQVDHKSGRLTLRSPVDFEDKSTYELDVQATDLGANPTPSLCKIIIHVTDVNDNAPEISVTPMTSVATGVAHISEAAEKDSLVALISTLDRDSGINSQVHCTLYGHDHFKLRQAHEDSYMIVTAAVLDRERIGEYNLTVMAEDFGSPPLRKIAQFTIRLTDENDNAPHFAKSVYEVSVMENNAPGAYITTVEASDADLGNNGKITYRLLDSVIMGSPVNTFVSLNSVSGSIYALRSFNYEVMKQLDVHIQASDGGSPQLQSTAIIRLKIVDQNDNQPYIIEPPLYKGSAEVFLPKDAPAGYVVTQIQATDADEGINAQMSFKITEGGHLGFSINKDTGKVLVSRQLTYDVSDNVKVTVAVSDNGSPSLTSSAMIIFSFIEGTLPSLPSLAQNGNEELFEWDMSIAIIIFLAGSCSVLLLAIILITTICSRRKKETREGGFDDKAEMPDVEKVESGQIDSLIANHNGKTFDAHPFPEGLPVAGSTTTETSCEDSRQTAGMFESNSRTMEGKLKGYSTLPGYGKETVRPITIWKGNSFTTISARDPQISGKDSGKGDSDFNDSDSDISGDVHKKESPPMNSLWACTSECKVLGHSDRCWSPSATRPNTSLACGTHLTTFSKTATLPRDARRENYYPAHLPKTGGLQSVYEKVQHQEFDYILVGPPTPARIQETDEISIPEYTNS from the exons ATGGGGCTGCTCACCGAGGGACGGATGATAACCACCAAGATGATGCGAGGCGCGTTTAGAACTTATTGGCACCGGTGGGTTGTGATTTTCTCCCTCCATCACCTTTTATTTGCCTCCCGGGCTCACACCGAGGGGAATACTGTCAGGTACCAGACCAGAGAGGAGGACGCGCCGGGCACTGTCATCGGGAACCTCGCCAAGGACATGTCCTTGAGTCTGTCTCATGCCTCCAAGACCAATTTCAGAATGATGAAACAGTTCAACGACTCGTTCATCAGGGTGCGGGAAAGCGATGGGCAGCTGGCTGTCGGGGAGCGGATAGACAGGGAGCGGATCTGCAGGCACACTCCTCAGTGCCTGATCACTTTTGACGTGGTTAATTTCTCCAAAGATCGCTACAAACTCATTCACGTCGAGGTGGAAGTGAAGGACATCAATGACAACTCGCCTGAGTTTCCGAGCAGGGAGTCTGTGGTGGAAATCTCGGAGAACGCAGCGCTGGGGTCCCGGATCCCCCTGGACCCGGCGGCGGACGCAGATGTCGGGTCGAATTACATCCAAAGTTACCAGATTTCTGTGAACAGTCATTTTACCATCGATGTGCTCCTGAGAGCGGATGGGGTTAAATATGCAGAGCTGGTCCTGATGAAGGAGTTAGACCGGGAGACTCAGTCCTCTTATAGTGTGGAACTGGTCGCCACAGACGGGGGGAACCCGCACAGATCGGGCTCAACAAAAATAACCATCAAAGTGACTGACTTTAACGACAACAGCCCTGTTTTTGACCAGAACAGTTTCTCCGTCAGTTTGCCGGAGGACGCGCCGGTTGGCGCCGTCATCCTGGACTTAAACGCAGTTGATGCTGATGAGGGTCTGAACGGAGAAGTGGTCTACGGGTTCGGGAAACAGGTTTCCCACGAGATCCGAGAACTTTTCCAAGTGGATCACAAATCGGGCCGCCTGACGCTCAGGAGCCCCGTGGACTTTGAGGACAAAAGCACCTACGAGCTGGACGTGCAGGCGACAGACCTGGGCGCAAACCCGACCCCCTCCTTGTGTAAAATCATCATCCATGTCACGGACGTTAACGACAATGCCCCGGAAATCAGTGTCACCCCGATGACCTCCGTCGCGACAGGTGTTGCGCACATCAGCGAGGCGGCGGAAAAGGACAGCCTGGTGGCGCTGATCAGCACCCTGGACAGAGACTCGGGCATTAACAGCCAGGTCCACTGCACTCTGTACGGCCACGATCACTTTAAACTCCGCCAGGCTCACGAGGACAGCTACATGATCGTCACAGCAGCCGTTCTGGACCGGGAGCGCATCGGTGAGTACAACCTGACCGTCATGGCTGAAGATTTTGGGTCACCCCCCTTAAGAAAAATCGCCCAGTTCACCATCAGACTCACCGACGAGAATGACAACGCCCCCCACTTCGCTAAAAGCGTGTATGAAGTTTCAGTGATGGAGAACAACGCCCCGGGCGCATATATCACCACGGTGGAGGCCAGCGACGCAGATTTGGGCAATAATGGGAAAATCACCTACAGACTCCTGGATAGTGTGATCATGGGGTCCCCAGTGAACACATTTGTGTCCCTTAACTCAGTGTCTGGCTCCATATACGCACTGAGAAGCTTTAATTATGAAGTGATGAAGCAGCTGGATGTACACATCCAGGCCAGCGATGGGGGGTCACCACAGCTGCAGAGCACAGCCATCATCAGGTTAAAAATAGTTGATCAGAATGACAACCAGCCTTATATCATCGAGCCCCCGCTCTACAAGGGCTCTGCGGAGGTTTTCCTGCCCAAGGATGCTCCTGCAGGGTATGTGGTCACCCAGATACAGGCCACTGATGCTGATGAGGGCATCAATGCACAGATGTCGTTTAAAATCACAGAAGGAGGACACCTGGGCTTCTCCATCAACAAGGACACGGGGAAGGTGCTCGTGAGTCGACAGCTGACATACGATGTCTCAGACAATGTCAAAGTAACAGTGGCAGTCAGCGACAATGGATCCCCCTCTCTAACCTCCTCAGCCATGATCATTTTCAGCTTCATCGAAGGGACTCTGCCGAGCTTGCCCTCGCTGGCTCAAAATGGCAACGAGGAGCTCTTCGAATGGGACATGTCCATAGCCATAATCATCTTCCTGGCAGGGAGCTGCTCCGTCCTCCTGCTGGCCATCATCCTCATCACCACCATTTGTAGCCGACGGAAAAAGGAGACCAGGGAGGGGGGGTTTGATGACAAAGCTGAGATGCCGGATGTGGAGAAAGTGGAAAGTGGTCAGATTGATTCATTGATTGCCAACCACAACGGCAAAACGTTTGATGCCCATCCGTTTCCTGAGGGTCTGCCTGTGGCCGGCAGCACCACAACTGAGACGAGCTGTGAGGACAGCAGGCAGACAGCAGGCATGTTTGAGTCAAACAGCAGGACCATGGAGGGGAAGCTAAAG GGTTATTCCACGCTGCCAGGATATGGGAAAGAAACTGTGAGGCCTATAACAATATGGAAGGGCAATTCATTCACAACAATCTCAGCGAGAGATCCTCAAATCAGTGGCAAGGATAGTGGAAAGGGGGACAGCGACTTCAACGACAGTGACTCTGATATTAGTGGAGATGTCCACAAGAAGGAGTCACCACCAATGAACA gTCTCTGGGCGTGCACGAGCGAGTGCAAAGTGCTGGGACACTCGGATCGATGCTGGAGCCCCTCGGCTACAAGACCCAACACGAGCCTGGCCTGCGGAACGCACCTGACGACGTTCTCCAAAACCGCAACCCTTCCCCGGGATGCAAGAAGGGAAAACTACTACCCGGCTCACCTCCCCAAAACCGGTGGCCTGCAGAGCGTGTACGAAAAAGTCCAACACCAGGAGTTCGATTACATTCTTGTTGGTCCACCGACACCAGCCAGGATACAGGAAACAGATGAAATATCCATCCCAGAGTACACAAACTCTTAG